From a region of the Alosa sapidissima isolate fAloSap1 chromosome 9, fAloSap1.pri, whole genome shotgun sequence genome:
- the LOC121719362 gene encoding gastrin/cholecystokinin-like peptide: MALQRLYVIALIALLGVSCFASPLFQPGTDGKTEPALRARRDVLGKALTRRENSVQSRDARMERMITLPDDQREFMNRQIMQVLAEIISRDECFLDRDYKGWVDFGKRSSD, from the exons ATGGCTCTCCAACGTCTCTACGTGATTGCTCTCATTGCACTGCTCGGAGTCTCGTGCTTCGCCTCCCCTCTGTTTCAACCCGGGACGGACGGCAAGACAGAGCCGGCGCTCCGCGCCAGGAGAGACGTCCTCGGCAAGGCCCTGACGCGGCGGGAGAACTCTGTCCAGTCTCGTGATGCGCGGATGGAACGGATGATCACCCTTCCCGACGACCAGCGCGAGTTCATGAACCGGCAGATCATGCAGGTCCTTGCAG AAATTATCAGTCGAGACGAATGCTTCTTAGACCGGGACTACAAAGGCTGGGTAGACTTTGGGAAACGAAGCAGCGACTGA